Part of the Cuniculiplasma divulgatum genome, GATAGATCATTATTATTAGATAGCACCCGACCTTTACGAAACAATGCTTTGGAATTATTATACAAAAACTATTATAATCATGATATGGTTATTTTAAGGGAGGACAGTTTAGGTAAAGGTTTTTGGGTTAATCAAGCTAAAATGTTGAGGTATATAAGTGAATTGCAGCTTAGTAGATTAAATAAAGAATCACTTGCATTTTTATTACCTAGGTTTTACAGCTCAAAACTGCTGTCAGAAGCTTTTAATGCTATAATAAAAAATTCTGGAAAGCTGTTTGATCAAATTAGTTACGGTGAGCATCATATCATATTTGACGAATGCAAGAAATTATCAGATAAGTTAGAAGTTACATCTGAGATATTACTTTCTCATTATGAAGACTCTTCGTTAAAAAAAATAATTAGAAAATATTACTGGTATGGAAAGTCACAAAGAACATTAAGAGGTTTAAGTGGAAGTGCAGCTAGTAAATTATCAACACACCATAGAAGAAATGTAAAATTTAGTATGAGATTGAAAACCATACCGATAAATTCAGCCCGAAGCATACCATTCATTTTAGGATACATATTTGGAAGGGATAAAGATAAATAGTACACCTTTCATTATTAATCTAAACCTAAAAAGTTCATGTACGTAATCTACTCGTTTCAAATATTATCATTGATCAACTTATAATGCATTTTAACGTGTTATACTCCACATAAATTTCTCAGCAAATTTTCTACAATTTTGAACTAATAGGTACTCATTCTTTATTGCTTTTAATATTCTATCACCAAATTCATTAATATCACCTACAAGAACCCATCAAAACCATTCCTAATCTTATAAACCAGACTTGAAACCTTATATGCCACTCTGGGCGTTCAAGAATCCGCGGAGTATTTTATAGACAAAACCTGCTTTAGGTAACTAAAAAATGTAAATTTATCCCTCATTCTCTTATTAGTTTTGCTAATTCTTCCTGAATCACCTTTTCTACAAAATAAATATTAGAATTTTTAATCATCGTTTCCACTTTTATTTAATCTCATATTAGTTCCTCAACAGTGGCTACGTATTTCAAATTGATAATCTTAGTAAAGTGGCGTGTCTCATATTTCATCAACTAACGATTTTCTTAATCTCCCTTGACTTTTCCCTGATAATATATTTGATATTACCATGTGATTGTGTGAAATTATCCAAAGGCCAATTGCTTAATCAAATGATCTGTTACGTGTATACCATATATTCTCACGATATAATATTGCCTCTAATATGGACAATGTGTGTTATTTTTCCTATCTCAAGGGATAAAGA contains:
- a CDS encoding glycosyltransferase family A protein, whose product is MISIELISKGEQSLIEVLESIKNQSYRDYEIICANSSNNINIKKMLLEYNCKVIDLPTNSLALFARYIAHKCANGDRSLLLDSTRPLRNNALELLYKNYYNHDMVILREDSLGKGFWVNQAKMLRYISELQLSRLNKESLAFLLPRFYSSKLLSEAFNAIIKNSGKLFDQISYGEHHIIFDECKKLSDKLEVTSEILLSHYEDSSLKKIIRKYYWYGKSQRTLRGLSGSAASKLSTHHRRNVKFSMRLKTIPINSARSIPFILGYIFGRDKDK